TGCCGGTGCCGATGTCGAGGAACTGATCGGTGCCCTGTGCGGCGAGCCAGGCGGCCGCCCGGTGCATGAACTGACGGTTCTGCCGGGCCGCGTCACGTGCTTCGGGCGGTAGCTTCTCGCCCACTGCCTCGTCGACGGGGTAGTTGTCCTTGCCGCCCAGGAGCCAGTCATAGACCCTGGCGGGATGCGCCGTGTCCGTGGTGAAACGCAAGGGGCTGGGTATGTCGGGCGTCATGACGGGCTCCAGCGCGCGAGGCGGTCAGCGGTGTTTACGATCACCGTAGTCTGGCACAGCATCTCGCCTGCCCGTAACGGGAGTTGGCGGTTGCCGGTCCTGTGATCGCTTGTCACAACCGGCGCGGGCGGCTTCCGGCGAGCCCGGCCGGGCCAGAGGGAACGGGGATCGCGTGACGGCATTGCAGGAATCGACGCCGGGTTGATGCGCCGCAGGGTTCCCTTCTTGACGAGGCGGCGGCCGATCGCGTCGACGCCAGGGCGGGTGCGCCTGCCGCCTGCCGCGTCGAGGCCGAGGGCTGCCCGGGACTCACGAGCGCCGTTGGTCGGGTGGGTGAGAATGCCGAGGGAGGTGGCGAGCTGGTTGCCCAGGTCGGACAGCACGGAGAAGGCCAACTCGCAATGCCGCCAGGCTACTCAGCACCGGGGATCAGACACGGCTGGTCCGTGTTCTGGGGTCCGTCGCGTTGTCGGCCGGGCAGCAGACGCCGCGGCGGCCGCGCACGGGGGCGGGCCCTGCGTTCAGCTCGGTGTGGCCTGGTGGATGAGGGTCTGCAGGTACAGGCCGCGGTGGGCATCGAGTTCGGTGGGGGTGTGCGTGCGCAGGGCGGTGGCGAACTCGCGTCGCAGAATAGGCCAGCACTGCTCGTGGTCGATGCCGGCGGTGTCGTAGACGACGTTCGGCTGGGGGCCGAAGAGTTCGAGGCGGGTCAGGGCGCGCGGCACGTTGACCGAACCGGACAGTGATGCCTGGCTCACGGCGCCGTTGGCGTGCTCGCAGGTCATCTCGACCCATCGGCGCGGGTCGCCGGCGGTGCGGATGTGTGTGATCGGGCCGATCGCGGCGTCGAGGAGGTCGAGCAGGTGGGGGCCGAGGTCGAGGAGTGCGCCGTGTTCGAGGCGCCAGCCGGTGGCGAAGTCGCCGCCGAGGAACGCCCCATGGAGGTAGCAGGAGCGGGCGCCGAGCACGTCGAGGGTGCGGGCGGTGTCGAGGAAGGCGCGTGTGGTGGGGTGATAGCGCTTGGTGAGGACGAGTTGGGAGATGACGCCTGCCTCGGCGACGGCCTCGGCGACGCGCTGTGCCGAGGGCAGGTCGGGGCCGAGCGGCTTTTCCAGCAGAAGGGCCTTGCCCTTCTTGGCCGCGAGCGGTGCCAGGTCGGCCTGGACGGCGGGCGGGACGGCGAAGGCGACGGCTTCGCAGTGGTCGAGGAGTTCGTCGAAGCTTGCTGCGACATGGGCCCCGTAGGGGGTTGCTGTCTGCTGGGCGGCTTCGGGGCGGCGAGCCCAGACGGCGGCCAGCCGGGTTTCCGGGCCGGCGGCCAGCATGCGGGCGTGCATGGCCCGGGCCCAGGGGCCGGCGCCCACGAGGCCGACCTCGACGGGCCGGTGGGTCCAGGCGGTGGGTATCTCGGTCACGGGTTTCCTGTCTGCGTGCGGAGGCTTGCGCCGTCAGAGCGCGAGGCGATTGAGGCGGGCGTCGGCGCGGGCCGGGCAGTAGAGGCACTCCACGACCATGGTCGTGGCGCCGATCAGGCCGGCATGGTCGCCGAGGCGTGAAGTGACGATCTGCAGGTTGGCGGTGGTGCGGGGCATGGCGCGCTGATAGAGCAGCTCGCGCACGCCGGTCATGAACGGGACGCCGGAGAGTTCCCCGGCCAGCATCAGAACGCCGGGGTTGAGGAGGGTGACGACGGTGACGAGGACCTCGCCGATGCGTCGGCCGGCCTCCCGGGCCAGGCGAATGGCGTCGGGGTGGCCCTCGGTGAGCAGACGTTTGACATCGGATCCCGAGGTGATGTCGCCGCCGAGGCTGGAGAGTTCCTTGGCCAGTGCCCGGCCGCTGGCGACAGCGGCCAGGCAGCCGTGGGAGCCGCACATGCACAGCGCGTCCGGCCGGTCGTGGAGGCGGATGTGGCCGATGTCGCCGGCGCCCCCGTCGATGCCGCGGTAGACGCTGTTGCCGATGACGACTCCCGCGCCGATGCCGGTGGAGACCTTGACCAGGACGAAGGCTGAGCAGGACCGGTGGTTGGCCTGGTGCTCGGCCAGTGCCATGAGGTTGGCGTCGTTGTCGACGAAGACGGGCACAGGCCCGTCCTCCATGCTGGGCCCCACGTGATCGGCGTAGGCCTTCTGGAGGCGTTCGCGGATGGGGTATTGGTCCCAGCCGGGCATGATGGGGGGTTCGACGACCCTGCCGGTCTCCCAGTCGACCGGGCCGGGCACCGACAGCCCGACGCCGCAGATGTGGGTGGCGTCCACACCGGCGGCGTCGATCAGGTCCGGGAACCACGAGGCCAGTTGGTCCAGCACCCACTCCGGGCCCTCGTTGATGTGGAGGGGTCCGGTGTGCTCGGCGAGGATCGTGCCGGCCAGGTCCAGGACGGCGATGCGGGCGTGCCTGGTCTCCAGGTCGACGGCGATGACCGAGGCGTGAGTGGGGTCGAAGGCGATGTGGTGGGAGGGACGTCCGCCGGTGGAGTTGCCGGTGCTGTGCCGCAGCCACCCGGCGCGGTTGAGGAGGTCCAGGCGCTGTCCGACGGTGGAGCGGGACAGGCCCGTGGCGCGTTGCAGGTCAGTTCGGGTGTTGGCGCGGCCGCTGCGGATCAGTTGCAGCAGCTCTCCCGCGCTGACCTGGTTCGGCGTCATCGAAGGTTCCCTCACGGTGTCAGCTCTTGTCGGCGCCGCTGGTCAGGCCCTCGGTGAGCAGGCGCTCGGCGGCGAAGAACAGAAGTACCACGGGGATCGTCAGCACCACTGATCCCGCCATGAGGACGGTCTTGGAGACCTCGATGCCGTTGGAGAGCTGGGCCAGCCCGAGGGGGACGGTCCACTTGCCGGGCTCGGCGGCCAGGAAGAGCAGGGCGAACAGGAACTCGTTCCAGGCGATCATGAAGATGTACAGGCCGGTCGCCATGAGGGAGGGCAGGGCGAGCGGCAGGATCACCTTCCGGACGGTCTGCATCCGGCTGGCGCCGTCGAGTGCGGCCGCCTCCTCGATGGAGTAGGGAATGGTGACCAGGTAGTTGCGGAGCATGTAGATCGACACCGGCACGGTCTGGGCGACGTAGACGATGGCGAGTCCGACCAGGCTGGAGGACAGCCCCAGTTTGGCGAAGACGACGAACAGGGGGACGGCCAGCAGCGTCGCCGGGAACATGTAGACGGCCAGGAAGAGCGCGCTGACCTGGCGGTGGCCGAAGAACTTCAGCCGGCTCACGGCGTAGGCGCCGGGCACGGCGGCCAGCATGGTCAGTGCGACCGTACCGAGCGAGACAAGTGCGGAGTTGAGCAGGAACTTCAAGAAGCCCTGGCCGCCGTCGTCGGTGGAGCGCAGCACGTCCCGGTACGTGGACAGGGTGAAGTCCTTGGCCGAGATCCACAGGGATCCGGGGTCGAGCAGCAGGGCGTCGATGGGCTTCAGCGACAGCAACAGCATGTAGTAGAAGGGCACCACGGTGATCACCGCGAGGAACGCGATGACGATCCAGCGCAGGACTCCGAAGAGTCCGTCCTCGAATCGGGCCCGGGTCAGGGGGGCCTTGCGGGTCACGATTCCTCCTTCACCTTGTTGCCGAAGAACTTGAAGTAGAGGCCCAGCAGGATCATGAGCACGACGGCCAGGACGAGCGCCTGGGCAGCCGCGGCACCCACGTCGTAGCGGGCTGTGAGGAAGTCGTAGACCCGGACGGCGGCCACGTCGGTGCCCGCGCCACCACCGGTCAGCAGGTAGACGTCGTCGAACTTGTTGAAGGTCAGGATGAACCGCAGCACGCACAACAGGGCGATGACCGGCATGAGCTGGGGCAGCAGGATGTGGCGGAAGCGCTGGGTGGGGGTGGCGCCGTCCACCAGGGCCGCCTCCTCCAGGCCGTCGGGGACCGCCTGCAGCCGGGCGAGGATGAACAGGAAGGCGAAGGGGAAGTAGCGCCAGCACTCGAAGGCGATGACGGTCAGCAGCGCCAGGGGGATGTCGAAGTGCAGGCCGAGCAGGTGGACTTCGTACTCGCGGGTGGAGAGGAAGGCGATGGGGTCGTCCCAGCCGAACAGGCGCCGGCCCCAGTCGTTGACCACGCCGTACTGAGGGCTGAGCGCGACCTCCCAGACGAAGGCCACGGCCACGACGGGGGCGACATACGGCAGCAGCATCGCGGCGCGCAGCAGACCGCGGCCGCGGAAGGGCTTGCGCAGCGCGAGCGCGGCGATGAGTCCGAGGGTGACGGAGCCGATCGTGGCACCCGCGGTGTAGATGAGGGTGGTGGTCAGGCTGGACCAGAAGCCGGCGGAGTCGAAGACCTCGGCGAAGTTGTCCAGGGACCAGTTGCCGAAGAGGCCCATGCCCTGGATGTCGACGAGCTTGGCGTCCTGGAACGCGAGCAGCACGGTCCACAGGATGGGCAGGATGACCACCACGAGGACCACGAGGAAGGTGGGTGAGACGAACGCGAGCCCCGCGCGGTTCTCGCGACGGCTGGCGGTCATCGGGCGGCGGCCCGGGGGAGCGGGCCGGTCGGCCGGCCCGGGGCTGGTGTCCCGGCGCTGCGGCGCGCCGGCTGGAGCTGTAGTCATGAGGGGACCTTCGTGACGTGCAGGCGGGCGGCTACTGCAGGGACTTCTTGAGGGCGGCGACCTCGTCGCCGGCTTCGCGTGCCGCCTCCGAGGGGGAGGTCTGGCCGGTGGTCATGGCGCCGATGGCCTTGGGCACGGGCAGTTCACCGTTGGTGGCGCCGACGAGCGCGCCTTCGCCCTGGGTGATGCCCCAGCGACGCATGTTGCTGACGCCGTCGGCGAGTTGGTTGAGCAGGCTCGCGGGGAAGACCTGGTCGAAGGGCTTCTTGGTGTCGACGCCGATCTCGCTGTGCCGCCACGCGTTGATGTAGCGCTCGGGCTGTGTGGCCGTGCCCTGCCGGACGGGGATCTTGCCCTCGGGCGCCATGCCGAACCAGGACTCGTAACCGGTGCCCATCATGTACTCGATGAACTCGCGGGAGGCGGCGGTCTCGGCGGTCTTCGTGGTCACCCAGGAGGTGATCTCGCCGAACTGCGCCGCCTCGCTGGCGTCCGGACCCTTCATCGCGGTGACGATGCCGCTGTTGGACGCGAGGTACTCCGGGTCCTTGCGGCACTCGGGGCAGCTGGGCAGGGCGTCCTTGCGCAGACCGGCGAGTTCGTCGAGCAGGAACGACGACCAGATGATCATCGAGGACTGGCCCGCGAAGTAGGTGGCCCGGGTGGAGTCCACGGTCTGGGTGCCCGGGGCGCCGTAGGTGCGGGCGAGCTCGTCGTAGGTCTTGAAGGCGGTCTCGCACTGCGGGGATTCGAGGGCGACCTCGTGGCTGGTGTCGACCAGCTGGCAGTCGTTGGCCAGGGCCAGGCTCTCGAAGCTCTGCGAGGTGAAGACGTCACCGGGGTCGGTGGCGGCCGATATGCCGTCGTGGCCCTTGGTGGTGAGCGCCTTGGCGGCGCCCAGGGCCCGATCGTAGGTGTCGGGGGCCGCCAGCTGCTTCTGGTCGAACTGGTCCTTGCGGTAGACCAGCAGCTGGAGCCAGGCGTCGGAGGGCACTCCGAGGCTGGTTTTCCCGTCGGAGGTCAGGTCCAGGGCGTTGGCGTTGAAGGTGCCGCTCCCCAGCTCGCTGATGATCTCCTTCGGGATGCTCGTGTTGAGCAGGCCGTTGGTGTACATCTGCCAGACCTGGCCCATCGGGGCCGCGCCGATGACGTCCGGCAGCGTGCCGGAGGCCGCCGCCGACATGATCAGCTGAGGCATCTGTCCCTCGTCGACCCCGACGAGACGGACCTTGACCCCCGTCTCCTTCTCGAACCCGTCGATGATCTTCTGTTGGGCCGCGACGCGGTCCGGCAGGTTCTCCTGGGACCAGACCGTGATCTCACGGTCCGGCTTTCCGGGCCCGGTGCTGCCGCTGGAGCAGCCCGACAGCAGCCCGATCCCCAGGGCTGCTGTGATGCCCACCGCGATCGTCGTCGATCGCCGGCTCTTGGTGCGCATTGCATGTCCTCGTTCCGACTTACGTCTACTGAGCACGCATCACAGCATCAGTTTTGCTTATTGACAAGACATAAGTTGGAGTTATTGTCGACGCAACCGAAACCCGCAACCCTTCCGGAGCCCTCCGTGGAACGCGTCGTCCAATTCACCGGCCCCCGCCAGGTGGAGGTAGCCGAGCAGGTCAGAGCCGATCTGCCGCCCGGACACCTCCGAGTCCGCACCCGCTACTCAGGCATCTCGGCCGGCACCGAGCTCACGGCCTACCGCGGCACCAACCCGTACCTGACGCGAACCTGGGACCCCGAGGCGCGGCTGTTCCGCGACGGCGCGGCCGGCATGGAGTACCCCGTGGCCGGCTGGGGCTACTCGGAGGTGGGCGAGGTCGTCGAGGTCTCCCCGGAACTGGCGGGCACCCCGGGGCTGCCCCAGCCCGGCGACCTGGTCTGGGGCATATGGGGCCACCGCAGCGAGGGCATCGTCCCGGCCGAGCGGATGATCGGTCACACCCTGCCCGCGGGGCTGGAGCCACTGGCGGGCGCCTTCGCCCGGGTCGGCGCCATCGCGTACAACGCCGTGCTGGCCGGAGACATCCACCTCGGGGAGGACGTCGCCGTGTTCGGGCAGGGCGTCATCGGCCTGCTCACCACCCGCCTCGCCCAGCTCAACGGCGCCCGCGTCACCGCCGTCGACGCCCTCGACGGCCGCCTGGAGACCGCCAAGCGTTACGGCGCCCACCACACCCTCAACGCCCGCACGGACACCGTCGCCGAACGCATCCGCGAGGCCACCGCCGGCCTCGGCGCCGACCTCGCCATCGAGATCAGCGGTGTCTACCCCGCCCTGCACGATGCCCTGCGTTCGGTCGCCGTCGGCGGCCGCGTGGTGGCGTCCGGCTTCTACCAGGGCGACGGCATCGGCCTGCGCCTGGGCGACGAGTTCCACCACAACCGCGTGCAGCTCATCTGCTCCCAGATCGGCGGCGTCCCCCCGCAGCTGTCGAACCGCTGGAGTGTCGAGCGCCTCCAGCAGACCTTCCTGCGGCTGGTCGCCGAGGGACAGGTGGACGTCACCTCCCTGGTGAGCCACGTCATCCCGGCCGCCGACGCCGCCAACGCCTATGTACTGCTGGACGAGCGCCCCGCCGAGGCGCTGCAGGTCGTCCTGGAATTCTGAAAGGCCACTGTCATGCTCAAGACCGCGGTTCAGGAACAACTCCTGCCCGGAGACACCCTGCAGGCCAAATGGGACTTCGCCCAGGAGGCCGGCTACGACGCCATCGAACTGCGTGGCAGGGGCGACCTCCACTTCGCCTCCCGCCTCGACGAACTCAAGCAGGCCCGCAAGGACGGCGTGGTCATGCCCACAGTGTGCGTCGACATGCTGCACTTCCTCGGCGCCTTCGACGACGACCAACGCCGCGACGCAGTCGCCCAGATGAAGTCCCAGCTCACCGTGATCGCCGAGATCGGCGGCCTGGGCGCCCAGACCCCAGCTTCCTACGGCATGTTCTCGCGCCGCCTGCCGCCCTTCGAGCCGCCCCGCTCCGAGGAGGGAGACCGCGAGATCCTGCTCGCCGGACTGACCGAACTGGGCGAGCACGCACGCAAGGAGGGCGTCACCCTCTTCCTGGAGCCCCTCAACCGCTACGAGGACCACATGGTCAACCGGCTGGAACAGGCCGCCGACCTGATCCGCGAGACCGGCCTCGGCTCCCTGAAGATCGGCATCGACAGCTACCACATGAACATCGAGGAGAGCGACCCGGCCGCCGCGATCGTCGCCCACGCCGACGTCATCGGCCACGCCCAGGTCTCCGACTCCAACCGCTTCCAGCCCGGTGCCGGACACCTCGACTGGCCCGCCTGGCTCGGTGCCCTGCACACCATCGGCTACGACGGCTACCTGGCCCTCGAGTGCCGTCTGACCGGCGACCCCCTCGACGCCGTCCGTACCGTCCCCGCCTTCCTCAAGAGGTCCGGCGCGTGACCTTCCTCCTGGACCGGCCCGCGCCCACCGCCACCGCATCCCTGACACTGCGGCGCGGTGCGGCGCGGGTCCTCATCGACAACTGGACCGGCACCTCCACCGTCCCCTCCCGCACCCTCTACCCCCACCAGTGGAGCTGGGACTCCGCCTTCATCGCCATCGGGCTGCGCCACCTCTCGGTGCGCCGCGCCCAGCAGGAGCTCGAGTCGCTGCTGGCCGGGCAGTGGGCCGACGGACGCATCCCGCACATCGTCTTCAACCCCGCCGTGCCGCACGACGCCTACTTCCCAAGCCCCGACTTCTGGCGGTCCTCCCTCGCCGGCCGTGCGGCCGGAGCACCGGCGAGTGCCGAGACCTCGGGCATCGTCCAGCCTCCGGTGCACGCGCTGGCGGCCTGGCTCGTGCACCAGGCCGATCCCGAGCAGTCCCGGCGCCGGGGTTTCCTCACCCGCCTCTACCCCCGGCTCGCCGCCTGGCACGACTACCTCCTCACCCGCCGCGACCTCGGCGGCGGGGGACTGGCGGCCATCGTCCACCCATGGGAGCCGGGCATGGACAACAGCCCCTGCTGGGACCAGGCCCTCCAGCGCGTCGAACCCGCCGCAGCAGGCGAATTCCACCGTGCCGACCTCGATCACGGCCACCCTGTCGACC
This genomic interval from Streptomyces dengpaensis contains the following:
- a CDS encoding zinc-dependent alcohol dehydrogenase, producing MERVVQFTGPRQVEVAEQVRADLPPGHLRVRTRYSGISAGTELTAYRGTNPYLTRTWDPEARLFRDGAAGMEYPVAGWGYSEVGEVVEVSPELAGTPGLPQPGDLVWGIWGHRSEGIVPAERMIGHTLPAGLEPLAGAFARVGAIAYNAVLAGDIHLGEDVAVFGQGVIGLLTTRLAQLNGARVTAVDALDGRLETAKRYGAHHTLNARTDTVAERIREATAGLGADLAIEISGVYPALHDALRSVAVGGRVVASGFYQGDGIGLRLGDEFHHNRVQLICSQIGGVPPQLSNRWSVERLQQTFLRLVAEGQVDVTSLVSHVIPAADAANAYVLLDERPAEALQVVLEF
- a CDS encoding ROK family transcriptional regulator; amino-acid sequence: MTPNQVSAGELLQLIRSGRANTRTDLQRATGLSRSTVGQRLDLLNRAGWLRHSTGNSTGGRPSHHIAFDPTHASVIAVDLETRHARIAVLDLAGTILAEHTGPLHINEGPEWVLDQLASWFPDLIDAAGVDATHICGVGLSVPGPVDWETGRVVEPPIMPGWDQYPIRERLQKAYADHVGPSMEDGPVPVFVDNDANLMALAEHQANHRSCSAFVLVKVSTGIGAGVVIGNSVYRGIDGGAGDIGHIRLHDRPDALCMCGSHGCLAAVASGRALAKELSSLGGDITSGSDVKRLLTEGHPDAIRLAREAGRRIGEVLVTVVTLLNPGVLMLAGELSGVPFMTGVRELLYQRAMPRTTANLQIVTSRLGDHAGLIGATTMVVECLYCPARADARLNRLAL
- a CDS encoding ABC transporter substrate-binding protein, whose protein sequence is MRTKSRRSTTIAVGITAALGIGLLSGCSSGSTGPGKPDREITVWSQENLPDRVAAQQKIIDGFEKETGVKVRLVGVDEGQMPQLIMSAAASGTLPDVIGAAPMGQVWQMYTNGLLNTSIPKEIISELGSGTFNANALDLTSDGKTSLGVPSDAWLQLLVYRKDQFDQKQLAAPDTYDRALGAAKALTTKGHDGISAATDPGDVFTSQSFESLALANDCQLVDTSHEVALESPQCETAFKTYDELARTYGAPGTQTVDSTRATYFAGQSSMIIWSSFLLDELAGLRKDALPSCPECRKDPEYLASNSGIVTAMKGPDASEAAQFGEITSWVTTKTAETAASREFIEYMMGTGYESWFGMAPEGKIPVRQGTATQPERYINAWRHSEIGVDTKKPFDQVFPASLLNQLADGVSNMRRWGITQGEGALVGATNGELPVPKAIGAMTTGQTSPSEAAREAGDEVAALKKSLQ
- a CDS encoding sugar phosphate isomerase/epimerase family protein codes for the protein MLKTAVQEQLLPGDTLQAKWDFAQEAGYDAIELRGRGDLHFASRLDELKQARKDGVVMPTVCVDMLHFLGAFDDDQRRDAVAQMKSQLTVIAEIGGLGAQTPASYGMFSRRLPPFEPPRSEEGDREILLAGLTELGEHARKEGVTLFLEPLNRYEDHMVNRLEQAADLIRETGLGSLKIGIDSYHMNIEESDPAAAIVAHADVIGHAQVSDSNRFQPGAGHLDWPAWLGALHTIGYDGYLALECRLTGDPLDAVRTVPAFLKRSGA
- a CDS encoding carbohydrate ABC transporter permease, with amino-acid sequence MTRARFEDGLFGVLRWIVIAFLAVITVVPFYYMLLLSLKPIDALLLDPGSLWISAKDFTLSTYRDVLRSTDDGGQGFLKFLLNSALVSLGTVALTMLAAVPGAYAVSRLKFFGHRQVSALFLAVYMFPATLLAVPLFVVFAKLGLSSSLVGLAIVYVAQTVPVSIYMLRNYLVTIPYSIEEAAALDGASRMQTVRKVILPLALPSLMATGLYIFMIAWNEFLFALLFLAAEPGKWTVPLGLAQLSNGIEVSKTVLMAGSVVLTIPVVLLFFAAERLLTEGLTSGADKS
- a CDS encoding Gfo/Idh/MocA family protein → MTEIPTAWTHRPVEVGLVGAGPWARAMHARMLAAGPETRLAAVWARRPEAAQQTATPYGAHVAASFDELLDHCEAVAFAVPPAVQADLAPLAAKKGKALLLEKPLGPDLPSAQRVAEAVAEAGVISQLVLTKRYHPTTRAFLDTARTLDVLGARSCYLHGAFLGGDFATGWRLEHGALLDLGPHLLDLLDAAIGPITHIRTAGDPRRWVEMTCEHANGAVSQASLSGSVNVPRALTRLELFGPQPNVVYDTAGIDHEQCWPILRREFATALRTHTPTELDAHRGLYLQTLIHQATPS
- a CDS encoding carbohydrate ABC transporter permease, with protein sequence MTTAPAGAPQRRDTSPGPADRPAPPGRRPMTASRRENRAGLAFVSPTFLVVLVVVILPILWTVLLAFQDAKLVDIQGMGLFGNWSLDNFAEVFDSAGFWSSLTTTLIYTAGATIGSVTLGLIAALALRKPFRGRGLLRAAMLLPYVAPVVAVAFVWEVALSPQYGVVNDWGRRLFGWDDPIAFLSTREYEVHLLGLHFDIPLALLTVIAFECWRYFPFAFLFILARLQAVPDGLEEAALVDGATPTQRFRHILLPQLMPVIALLCVLRFILTFNKFDDVYLLTGGGAGTDVAAVRVYDFLTARYDVGAAAAQALVLAVVLMILLGLYFKFFGNKVKEES